A region of the Mytilus galloprovincialis chromosome 1, xbMytGall1.hap1.1, whole genome shotgun sequence genome:
CGAAATATTAGATGTAAGTTTATATttgtttgaatgagggtttgtaacagtggtgtCAAACGTATGAAGGTTTTGAATAAAGGTTCCTGCGAATCTGATAAACACctaacgttttttttatataaatagtaaCAGGCCAATAATAGACACATCATAGAGGGTAGTTGACGTATAATAATagttctttttaaatttaaatagtaACAGGCTATTAATAGACACATCATAGAGGGTAGTTGACGTCTAATAACAGgttgttttttaatatatataaatgatatagtaaCAGGCCATTAATAGACACATCATAGAGGGTAGTTGACGTATAATGACGATGATCATGACTGCAtctacgtcgaggagtagagTTAAAATGTTCATCACATTCACTTAACTACAGGAAATACTTGATATGATACCAACTTGATTGTTATCTCTTCTTACCTTAATTAGCAATTGCAAACAAAAGATAATTATACATTTTTCGAAAGTTTGTTGTTTTGATTTACTCATTTGAAATTCATGTGTGTTATtacttttcattttctattttctacaTGTTTCTTTATAGATAAATATCAGAACAAAATGTCCAATACATATTTACGGTTAATTCTAATCATTGAATATGGAACCCTGGCATTTGGTCAACATGGTCACCTCTTCCGAGAAATAAATGCATGTTATAAAGAACACAGACAATTGTTGACCAGGGTAGAGGCACTCGAAAGGAGTACAGTCCAACTGCAAAACGAAATCCAGCTGAAAAGTAAGAAACTTATAAATGAATTGGATATTGAAACAGCTAGCAGTTTTGATAAATGACAATACAATAACGTGTTTGTCTTGTGCCCTAAATTTTCACGCAGTGGGTTTCACTGTCCACTGTTTGTTTATTTGCTATTTATAATTAAATAGACAATGATGCATAAATGAAATAATATCTTTTCACTGTCTAAGCTGGCTGCCATCTACACATATTCTTTTTCAACGGTCTCCATTTCTTTTTTATCCTTCAAAATTGAGTGGTCTCGGAGGATTTAGTGTTTGTGAGCGACTTTTTGTCTTGAAGTGTATAAAACTAATAGCTTATTTTCTGGACAactataatattatatttttgcCATTAGTGCAAgagaaacatgttttattgtttgtaaCATTGCACTTTCTTTCCATAGCTAATCCTGAACCAGTGGCATTTCAAGCACACCTTTCAGTGGACCATGCTTTGTACCCGACCAGTGCTACGATTAAGTTTGATGATGTTGTTCTTAATAGCGGTAGTGGATACAATCCAGCAACAGGAAAGTTCACGTGTCCAATTGATGGCTTTTACAGCTTTACATGGACCATAACAACACGAGCACGGAAAGTGTGCCACACTATGTTTATGATTGATTCACAGCCGGTAATGCGAGGTTATCTTGATCTAAAAAAATCAACCAATTCTTTTGCAGCAACAAAAAGTGTTGTCGCTGAAATGAAAAATGGAAGTGAAGCTTGGATCGAAGTCAAACATTCATGCACATATGCAACTGGTGCACATACTGGTCTAACTATGTTCAATGGATTCAAAATTTAATCGACCAGGTTATACTCAGTATTCAAATGCATTCCaaataattgttgattttttttccaaaaatgttgTCTTTGAAATATGGTTCTGTCTgtcaaacatgt
Encoded here:
- the LOC143085170 gene encoding complement C1q-like protein 3, whose translation is MSNTYLRLILIIEYGTLAFGQHGHLFREINACYKEHRQLLTRVEALERSTVQLQNEIQLKTNPEPVAFQAHLSVDHALYPTSATIKFDDVVLNSGSGYNPATGKFTCPIDGFYSFTWTITTRARKVCHTMFMIDSQPVMRGYLDLKKSTNSFAATKSVVAEMKNGSEAWIEVKHSCTYATGAHTGLTMFNGFKI